One segment of Monomorium pharaonis isolate MP-MQ-018 chromosome 6, ASM1337386v2, whole genome shotgun sequence DNA contains the following:
- the LOC105830774 gene encoding FAD-linked sulfhydryl oxidase ALR: MSQEKPCRACVDFRTWAKRQKEVYDSEKGVQKKQDQTPIGKNDGDNTRREDCPLDKDELGSKTWAFLHTMAAYYPDKPSERQKTDMNSFFHTFSKFYPCQICAEDLQEQLKHTPPETGSQEKLSQWLCRIHNEVNKKLGKPKFDCKLVNQRWRDGWLDGSCD, translated from the exons ATGTCGCAGGAGAAACCGTGTCGTGCTTGTGTGGACTTCCGAACATGGGCGAAACGCCAGAAGGAGGTCTATGACTCGGAGAAG GGAGTACAAAAAAAGCAGGACCAAACACCAATTGGTAAGAATGACGGTGACAATACTCGTCGAGAGGATTGTCCTTTAGACAAGGATGAGCTGGGTTCGAAGACCTGGGCCTTCCTGCACACTATGGCGGCATATTATCCTGACAAACCAAGCGAGAGACAAAAGACTGACATGAACAGTTTCTTTCACacattttccaaattttatcCCTGCCAGATATGTGCGGAAGATCTGCAGGAGCAACTTAAACACACGCCGCCGGAGACCGGATCCCAGGAGAAACTGAGTCAATGGCTGTGTAGAATTCACAACGAGGTCAACAAGAAACTAGGGAAACCAAAATTTGATTGTAAACTAGTAAATCAGAGGTGGAGAGACGGTTGGTTGGATGGTTCTTGTGATtga
- the LOC105830773 gene encoding ATP-dependent RNA helicase DHX30 isoform X1 → MSGMFLILSGQRSTYSWLQQCRVTHLYRNVIKDHLRIHSAVQYCVSVKDKDKLLSQINEFEYKNKGTNSLHADVRQNKFTQQNLNEFEEKHDKSHRINKELMIQKRMERFYQDVKSSLLSIYAIVGHELNDKNVLTSNIKKIKKPNAWEVTLNVKWPEDMTFKEIGKTKALAFKNTFWKCLHWLETNGKLRNGKPIIYDVKEIKKMRIQPVELNVVPEMLSSMANLIETYDTKIRSIVLENTSNTQTAQHQITYFHPILEENSSENVLLRNKILKDRLLDRRADNVTLPIHEFKDEIISKLENNRVLLIEGDTGCGKTTQVPQFILDAFAQNGNATDCNILVSQPRRISAISLADRVAYERKEMVGDVVGFHVRLEQVLPRGLGAILFCTTGILLRKLQSNPSLEGCSHVILDEAHERQIDTDMLMILLKRALKKNPDLKVLIMSATINTHMFQQYFNCPTVRVPGRLYSVKMHFMEDIVHLPNIQKYKTYMSYNRYTDETEKLSVDYGKVAQLIKWISACKPPGAILCFLPGWNDITKVQSMLEDTSLFTEKHLILPMHSKISHNEQRKIFQHTPADVRKIILTTDIAETGITVSDVVYVVDSAVRKEMRWDDSKDLPLISNRWVSRANIQQRKGRAGRVKPGESYHLISKEEYEKLEAHPIPQLLCNPLDKVILDSKTYTDEKAEKFLSGFLEPPAPTAIRKAVRSLIDLGVMNEEENLTALGKRIQLFPTYPKFSKAMVYSSIFNCMHPVVTIASTFSSEDSLFYNVLDEKQKIRNNKKLFHPSSDHLAIAWLFKQWFTYNERSPHLITKFCRDRGLRPLKMQMQSQIRNTFIQQLIQCRILTKDTVYYDYNKSDIMPNKFENNDELVRAILYSATQQLIERKDMGFKNGILRKGRNELWIRGRVKAVISGESVNYKRKIWPSSFLTYFNAAHCEIRRSTVIRETSMISPLSVLLFNQRKVQCYEVDDNKTEIVVHVNAQHIVRFICNKETANVLLKFRDIMWSVVQYLLETQGFNDHKYNPNSTQIFEYKEKLLETLAKTLHVTSESIDSTEDSLSIA, encoded by the exons ATGTCGGGAATGTTTCTAATACTTTCTGGACAAAGATCCACTTACAGTTG gCTTCAACAATGTCGTGTGACACATCTGTATAGAAATGTGATCAAGGATCACTTACGAATACATAGCGCAGTACAATACTGTGTTTCTgtgaaagataaagataaacttttatctcag aTAAACGagtttgaatataaaaataagggAACTAATAGTTTACATGCAGATGTTAGACAGAACAAATTTACACAG CAAAATCTGAATGAATTTGAAGAAAAGCATGATAAGTCTCACAGGATTAACAAAGAACTTATGATTcaaaaaa GAATGGAACGCTTCTACCAAGATGTAAAATCTTCTTTATTGTCTATTTATGCGATAGTAGGTCatgaattaaatgataaaaatgttttaacttcgaatattaaaaagattaaaaaaccTAATGCGTGGGAAGTTACTCTTAATGTTAAATGGCCAGAAGATATGACCTTTAAAGAAATTGGTAAAACCAAAGCACTTGCtttcaaaaatacattttggaAGTGCTTGCATTGGTTGGAAACAAATGGAAAATTGAGAAATGGCAAACCAATTATCTATGATgtgaaggaaataaaaaaaatgcgaaTACAGCCAGTTGAATTAAATGTTGTTCCTGAAATGTTAAGCAGTATGGCAAATCTGATTGAGACTTACGATACG aaaatacgAAGTATAGTATTAGAAAACACTTCCAATACACAAACTGCACAGCATCAGATTACTTATTTTCATCCAATACTTGAAGAAAATTCTTCCGAGAATGTTCTTCttcgcaataaaatattaaaagatagaTTATTGGATAGACGTGCCGATAATGTCACTTTACCAATCCACGAATTTAA GgatgaaattatttccaaacTGGAAAACAATAGAGTATTATTGATAGAAGGTGATACAGGTTGTGGTAAAACTACACAAGTTCCGCAATTTATATTGGATGCTTTCGCGCAGAATGGGAATGCCACAGATTGCAATATATTGGTGTCACAACCACGTAGAATCTCGGCGATCTCTTTGGCAGATCGCGTCGCGtacgaaagaaaagagatgGTAGGAGATGTTGTGGGTTTTCATGTGAGACTGGAACAAGTACTGCCGAGAGGATTGGGCGCAATACTTTTTTGCACCACTGGTATACTATTGAGAAAACTACAGAGCAATCCTAGTTTAGAAGGATGCTCGCACGTCATTTTAGACGAGGCTCACGAACGTCAGATCGATACTGACATGCTAATGATTCTGCTCAAGAGAGCTCTCAAGAAAAATCCTGATTTAAAAGTACTGATAATGTCGGCGACTATAAACACACATATGTTTCAACAGTATTTCAATTGTCCCACTGTACGAGTGCCTGGTAGATTGTATTCCGTAAAGATGCATTTTATGGAAGATATCGTGCATCTACCGAATATCcagaaatataaaacgtaTATGTCGTATAATCGCTACACCGACGAAACTGAAAAGCTTTCAGTTGATTATGGGAAAGTAGCACAGCTTATAAAATGGATCTCGGCATGTAAACCGCCTGGTGCTATTTTGTGCTTCTTACCAGGATGGAATGACATCACAAAGGTGCAGAGTATGCTCGAAGATACGTCGCTATTCAccgaaaaacatttaattttgccTATGCATTCCAAAATATCACACAACGAACagcgcaaaatatttcaacatacACCGGCGGATGTgcggaaaattattttgaccaCGGACATTGCTGAAACAGGTATTACGGTTAGCGATGTGGTTTACGTTGTGGATTCTGCTGTACGAAAAGAAATGCGATGGGATGATAGCAAAGATTTACCTCTAATTAGCAATCGCTGGGTCTCTCGAGCAAATATTCAACAGAg GAAAGGGAGAGCTGGACGAGTTAAACCTGGTGAAAGTTACCACTTAATTTCAAAAGAAGAATACGAAAAATTAGAGGCACATCCAATAccacaattattatgtaatccATTGGACAAAGTAATTCTCGATAGTAAAACGTATACGGATGAGAAGGCAGAGAAGTTTCTGAGTGGATTTCTGGAACCGCCTGCTCCAACTGCAATACGAAAGGCAGTAAGGTCTTTAATAGATCTTGGGGTTATGAATGAAGAAGAGAACCTTACGGCCTTAGGTAAACGAATACAGCTATTTCCAACATATCCTAAGTTTAGTAAAGCCATGGTATATTCTTCCATCTTCAA TTGCATGCATCCTGTGGTAACGATAGCCAGTACTTTCTCCAGTGAAGACagtcttttttataatgtactGGATGAGAAGCAAAAAATcaggaataataaaaaattgttccaTCCGTCCAGCGATCATCTCGCGATAGCGTGGCTATTTAAACAATGGTTCACATATAATGAGAGGAGTCCgcatttaataacaaaattttgtagagACAGAGGGCTTCGACCGCTCAAAATGCAAATGCAAAGTC AAATACGAAATACGTTTATCCAACAGTTGATACAATGTCGTATATTGACTAAAGATACAGTGTATTATGATTACAATAAATCTGACATTATgccaaataaatttgaaaataacgaCGAACTGGTGCGAGCTATATTGTATTCTGCTACGCAGCAATTAATAGAACGCAAAGACATGGGATTTAAAAACGGAATCCTGAGAAAGGGCAGGAACGAACTCTGGATACG agGTCGCGTTAAAGCTGTAATTTCGGGAGAAAGTGTCAATTACAAACGAAAAATTTGGCCGAGTTCTTTCCTAACGTATTTTAATGCTGCGCACTGTGAGATAAGACGTAGTACAGTTATTCGTGAAACAAGCATGATATCACCCTTGTcagtattactttttaatcaaCGAAAAGTTCAATGTTATGag GTTGACGATAACAAAACAGAAATTGTAGTTCATGTTAACGCACAACATATCGTAagatttatttgtaacaaGGA aactGCTAATGTGCTCTTAAAATTTAGAGATATTATGTGGTCTGTAGTACAGTACTTATTGGAGACACAAGGATTTAATGATCATAAATATAATCCCAATTCAACACAAATATTTGAGTACaaagagaaattattagaaaCTCTTGCAAAAACTTTGCACGTGACGTCTGAGTCTATAGATTCTACAGAAGATTCTTTAAGTATagcttaa
- the LOC105830773 gene encoding ATP-dependent RNA helicase DHX30 isoform X2: protein MIQKRMERFYQDVKSSLLSIYAIVGHELNDKNVLTSNIKKIKKPNAWEVTLNVKWPEDMTFKEIGKTKALAFKNTFWKCLHWLETNGKLRNGKPIIYDVKEIKKMRIQPVELNVVPEMLSSMANLIETYDTKIRSIVLENTSNTQTAQHQITYFHPILEENSSENVLLRNKILKDRLLDRRADNVTLPIHEFKDEIISKLENNRVLLIEGDTGCGKTTQVPQFILDAFAQNGNATDCNILVSQPRRISAISLADRVAYERKEMVGDVVGFHVRLEQVLPRGLGAILFCTTGILLRKLQSNPSLEGCSHVILDEAHERQIDTDMLMILLKRALKKNPDLKVLIMSATINTHMFQQYFNCPTVRVPGRLYSVKMHFMEDIVHLPNIQKYKTYMSYNRYTDETEKLSVDYGKVAQLIKWISACKPPGAILCFLPGWNDITKVQSMLEDTSLFTEKHLILPMHSKISHNEQRKIFQHTPADVRKIILTTDIAETGITVSDVVYVVDSAVRKEMRWDDSKDLPLISNRWVSRANIQQRKGRAGRVKPGESYHLISKEEYEKLEAHPIPQLLCNPLDKVILDSKTYTDEKAEKFLSGFLEPPAPTAIRKAVRSLIDLGVMNEEENLTALGKRIQLFPTYPKFSKAMVYSSIFNCMHPVVTIASTFSSEDSLFYNVLDEKQKIRNNKKLFHPSSDHLAIAWLFKQWFTYNERSPHLITKFCRDRGLRPLKMQMQSQIRNTFIQQLIQCRILTKDTVYYDYNKSDIMPNKFENNDELVRAILYSATQQLIERKDMGFKNGILRKGRNELWIRGRVKAVISGESVNYKRKIWPSSFLTYFNAAHCEIRRSTVIRETSMISPLSVLLFNQRKVQCYEVDDNKTEIVVHVNAQHIVRFICNKETANVLLKFRDIMWSVVQYLLETQGFNDHKYNPNSTQIFEYKEKLLETLAKTLHVTSESIDSTEDSLSIA from the exons ATGATTcaaaaaa GAATGGAACGCTTCTACCAAGATGTAAAATCTTCTTTATTGTCTATTTATGCGATAGTAGGTCatgaattaaatgataaaaatgttttaacttcgaatattaaaaagattaaaaaaccTAATGCGTGGGAAGTTACTCTTAATGTTAAATGGCCAGAAGATATGACCTTTAAAGAAATTGGTAAAACCAAAGCACTTGCtttcaaaaatacattttggaAGTGCTTGCATTGGTTGGAAACAAATGGAAAATTGAGAAATGGCAAACCAATTATCTATGATgtgaaggaaataaaaaaaatgcgaaTACAGCCAGTTGAATTAAATGTTGTTCCTGAAATGTTAAGCAGTATGGCAAATCTGATTGAGACTTACGATACG aaaatacgAAGTATAGTATTAGAAAACACTTCCAATACACAAACTGCACAGCATCAGATTACTTATTTTCATCCAATACTTGAAGAAAATTCTTCCGAGAATGTTCTTCttcgcaataaaatattaaaagatagaTTATTGGATAGACGTGCCGATAATGTCACTTTACCAATCCACGAATTTAA GgatgaaattatttccaaacTGGAAAACAATAGAGTATTATTGATAGAAGGTGATACAGGTTGTGGTAAAACTACACAAGTTCCGCAATTTATATTGGATGCTTTCGCGCAGAATGGGAATGCCACAGATTGCAATATATTGGTGTCACAACCACGTAGAATCTCGGCGATCTCTTTGGCAGATCGCGTCGCGtacgaaagaaaagagatgGTAGGAGATGTTGTGGGTTTTCATGTGAGACTGGAACAAGTACTGCCGAGAGGATTGGGCGCAATACTTTTTTGCACCACTGGTATACTATTGAGAAAACTACAGAGCAATCCTAGTTTAGAAGGATGCTCGCACGTCATTTTAGACGAGGCTCACGAACGTCAGATCGATACTGACATGCTAATGATTCTGCTCAAGAGAGCTCTCAAGAAAAATCCTGATTTAAAAGTACTGATAATGTCGGCGACTATAAACACACATATGTTTCAACAGTATTTCAATTGTCCCACTGTACGAGTGCCTGGTAGATTGTATTCCGTAAAGATGCATTTTATGGAAGATATCGTGCATCTACCGAATATCcagaaatataaaacgtaTATGTCGTATAATCGCTACACCGACGAAACTGAAAAGCTTTCAGTTGATTATGGGAAAGTAGCACAGCTTATAAAATGGATCTCGGCATGTAAACCGCCTGGTGCTATTTTGTGCTTCTTACCAGGATGGAATGACATCACAAAGGTGCAGAGTATGCTCGAAGATACGTCGCTATTCAccgaaaaacatttaattttgccTATGCATTCCAAAATATCACACAACGAACagcgcaaaatatttcaacatacACCGGCGGATGTgcggaaaattattttgaccaCGGACATTGCTGAAACAGGTATTACGGTTAGCGATGTGGTTTACGTTGTGGATTCTGCTGTACGAAAAGAAATGCGATGGGATGATAGCAAAGATTTACCTCTAATTAGCAATCGCTGGGTCTCTCGAGCAAATATTCAACAGAg GAAAGGGAGAGCTGGACGAGTTAAACCTGGTGAAAGTTACCACTTAATTTCAAAAGAAGAATACGAAAAATTAGAGGCACATCCAATAccacaattattatgtaatccATTGGACAAAGTAATTCTCGATAGTAAAACGTATACGGATGAGAAGGCAGAGAAGTTTCTGAGTGGATTTCTGGAACCGCCTGCTCCAACTGCAATACGAAAGGCAGTAAGGTCTTTAATAGATCTTGGGGTTATGAATGAAGAAGAGAACCTTACGGCCTTAGGTAAACGAATACAGCTATTTCCAACATATCCTAAGTTTAGTAAAGCCATGGTATATTCTTCCATCTTCAA TTGCATGCATCCTGTGGTAACGATAGCCAGTACTTTCTCCAGTGAAGACagtcttttttataatgtactGGATGAGAAGCAAAAAATcaggaataataaaaaattgttccaTCCGTCCAGCGATCATCTCGCGATAGCGTGGCTATTTAAACAATGGTTCACATATAATGAGAGGAGTCCgcatttaataacaaaattttgtagagACAGAGGGCTTCGACCGCTCAAAATGCAAATGCAAAGTC AAATACGAAATACGTTTATCCAACAGTTGATACAATGTCGTATATTGACTAAAGATACAGTGTATTATGATTACAATAAATCTGACATTATgccaaataaatttgaaaataacgaCGAACTGGTGCGAGCTATATTGTATTCTGCTACGCAGCAATTAATAGAACGCAAAGACATGGGATTTAAAAACGGAATCCTGAGAAAGGGCAGGAACGAACTCTGGATACG agGTCGCGTTAAAGCTGTAATTTCGGGAGAAAGTGTCAATTACAAACGAAAAATTTGGCCGAGTTCTTTCCTAACGTATTTTAATGCTGCGCACTGTGAGATAAGACGTAGTACAGTTATTCGTGAAACAAGCATGATATCACCCTTGTcagtattactttttaatcaaCGAAAAGTTCAATGTTATGag GTTGACGATAACAAAACAGAAATTGTAGTTCATGTTAACGCACAACATATCGTAagatttatttgtaacaaGGA aactGCTAATGTGCTCTTAAAATTTAGAGATATTATGTGGTCTGTAGTACAGTACTTATTGGAGACACAAGGATTTAATGATCATAAATATAATCCCAATTCAACACAAATATTTGAGTACaaagagaaattattagaaaCTCTTGCAAAAACTTTGCACGTGACGTCTGAGTCTATAGATTCTACAGAAGATTCTTTAAGTATagcttaa